The Urbifossiella limnaea genome has a window encoding:
- a CDS encoding DUF1553 domain-containing protein: MPRLSALVAVAVIAQHAAADPPDFDAAVAPLLAARCLDCHKGANAKGGLDLSRRDAVVGKDGAVVPGKLKDSALWERVAAGEMPPKKGLPAAEKAVLKEWIEAGARWGTDPIDPFRVTTAARAGYDWWALQPPRGRSGRQPDAPNPIDEFVRAKLRDKRLSPSPPADPLTLLRRVTFDLTGLPPTPDELDAFRRDAAPDAYEKVVARLLASPAYGERWARHWLDVVRYGETDGFERNTRRPHAWPYRDWVIRALNADMPYDRFVRLQLAGDVFHPDDPDAVAATGFLVAGVHNTVVGTDAMRAAARQDEIEDLVGAVGQTFLGLTLNCARCHDHKFDPVSQTDYYRFAALLAGVGHGERTLPDRAATEALNKLTRDAAAVRAELAAIEAPVRAAAGGPEPVAAWDFRTGPSDLVGSLHAKAVGGVRLTAAGATFDGKTGYLRTAPLAAPLRAKTLEVWVKLDGLTQRGGGVVSVQTPDGGVFDAIVFGEQEPAKWMVGSDGFRRTKSFAGPLETDAEKDAVHVAITVAEDGTVTGYRNGRPYGAAFKSSGPQPFDAGKAEVVFGMRHGPVGGNKMLAATVVAARLYDRALTAAGVATSFAGGPALVPEAVIREKLSPADRDRRERAKERLRELSAAEAALRSRLGVKVYANVVQPAGVTRVLARGDVTTPRETVAPAALPAVRGLPADFGLAPDAPDAARRKALAEWVASPKNPLFARVAVNRLWHHHFGTGLVETPSDFGFNGGRPTHPELLDWLAAEFAAKGFSLKHVHRLIVTSETYRQASLPRADCVKVDADNRLLWRMKPRRLEGEAVRDAMLSAAGLLDRTLGGQGFSDYRERNFNGTAYFDPFDPETPEARRRSVYRFLPRGGNPGLLEVLDCPDPASAAPRRAVTTTPLQALALWNGAFALRTADALAARLEREAPGDVGKQVGRAWVLAFGREPTAAERASAERLVRAAGLPALARALFNANEFLTVG; encoded by the coding sequence ATGCCCCGCCTGTCGGCGCTCGTCGCCGTCGCCGTCATCGCCCAGCACGCCGCCGCCGACCCGCCCGACTTCGACGCGGCGGTCGCGCCGCTGCTGGCGGCGCGCTGCCTCGACTGCCACAAGGGCGCGAACGCCAAGGGCGGCCTCGACCTGTCCCGCCGCGACGCCGTGGTCGGCAAGGACGGCGCCGTGGTGCCCGGGAAGCTGAAGGACAGTGCGCTGTGGGAGCGCGTCGCGGCCGGCGAGATGCCGCCGAAGAAGGGGCTGCCCGCCGCCGAGAAGGCGGTCCTGAAGGAGTGGATCGAGGCCGGTGCGAGGTGGGGCACCGACCCGATCGACCCGTTCCGCGTCACCACCGCGGCCCGCGCCGGCTACGACTGGTGGGCGCTGCAACCGCCGCGGGGGCGGAGCGGCCGGCAGCCGGACGCGCCCAACCCGATCGACGAATTCGTACGGGCGAAGCTCCGCGACAAGCGGCTGTCACCGTCGCCGCCCGCGGACCCGCTCACGCTCCTGCGCCGCGTCACGTTCGACCTCACCGGCCTGCCGCCGACGCCCGACGAGCTCGACGCCTTTCGCCGCGACGCGGCGCCGGACGCGTACGAGAAGGTGGTGGCGCGGCTGCTCGCGTCGCCGGCCTACGGCGAGCGGTGGGCGCGGCACTGGCTCGACGTGGTGCGGTACGGCGAGACCGACGGCTTCGAGCGGAACACCCGCCGGCCGCACGCCTGGCCGTACCGCGACTGGGTGATCCGCGCCCTGAACGCCGACATGCCCTACGACCGGTTCGTGCGCCTCCAGCTCGCCGGCGACGTGTTCCACCCCGACGACCCCGACGCGGTCGCGGCCACCGGCTTCCTCGTGGCCGGCGTCCACAACACCGTGGTCGGCACCGACGCCATGCGCGCCGCCGCCCGGCAGGACGAGATCGAAGACCTGGTCGGCGCCGTCGGTCAGACGTTCCTGGGGCTGACGCTGAACTGCGCCCGCTGCCACGACCACAAGTTCGACCCCGTCAGCCAGACCGACTACTACCGCTTCGCCGCGCTGCTGGCGGGCGTGGGCCACGGCGAGCGCACCCTCCCGGACCGGGCCGCGACCGAGGCGCTGAACAAGCTGACGCGCGACGCCGCGGCCGTGCGCGCGGAACTGGCGGCGATCGAGGCGCCGGTCCGCGCCGCGGCCGGCGGGCCGGAGCCGGTCGCGGCCTGGGACTTCCGCACGGGGCCGAGCGACCTCGTGGGGAGCCTCCACGCGAAGGCCGTCGGCGGGGTGCGGCTGACCGCCGCGGGGGCGACCTTCGACGGCAAGACCGGTTACCTCCGCACCGCCCCGCTGGCCGCGCCGCTGCGGGCCAAGACGCTCGAAGTCTGGGTGAAGCTCGACGGCCTGACCCAGCGCGGTGGGGGCGTCGTCAGCGTGCAGACCCCCGACGGCGGGGTCTTCGACGCGATCGTGTTCGGTGAGCAGGAGCCGGCGAAGTGGATGGTCGGGAGCGACGGCTTCCGCCGCACGAAGTCCTTCGCCGGGCCGCTCGAAACGGACGCCGAGAAGGACGCGGTTCACGTCGCCATCACCGTCGCGGAGGACGGCACCGTCACCGGCTACCGCAACGGCCGGCCCTACGGCGCGGCGTTCAAGTCGAGCGGCCCGCAGCCGTTCGACGCCGGCAAGGCCGAGGTGGTGTTCGGTATGCGGCACGGGCCGGTCGGCGGGAACAAGATGCTCGCCGCCACCGTCGTTGCCGCCCGGCTGTACGACCGGGCACTGACCGCGGCCGGTGTCGCCACGTCGTTCGCCGGCGGGCCGGCGCTCGTTCCGGAAGCAGTCATTCGGGAGAAGCTGTCGCCCGCGGACCGCGACCGGCGCGAGCGTGCGAAGGAGCGGCTGCGCGAACTGTCGGCCGCCGAGGCGGCGCTGCGGTCGCGGCTCGGCGTCAAGGTTTATGCCAACGTCGTCCAGCCGGCCGGCGTCACCCGCGTCCTGGCCCGCGGCGACGTGACCACGCCGCGCGAGACCGTCGCGCCCGCGGCGCTGCCCGCAGTCCGCGGCCTCCCCGCCGACTTCGGCCTCGCCCCCGACGCGCCCGACGCCGCGCGGCGCAAGGCGCTCGCGGAGTGGGTGGCGTCGCCGAAGAACCCGCTGTTCGCCCGCGTGGCGGTGAACCGGCTGTGGCACCACCACTTCGGCACCGGGCTGGTCGAGACGCCGAGCGACTTCGGGTTCAACGGCGGCCGCCCGACGCACCCCGAGTTGCTCGACTGGCTCGCCGCCGAGTTCGCCGCGAAGGGGTTCTCGCTCAAGCACGTCCACCGGCTGATCGTCACGAGTGAGACGTACCGCCAGGCGTCGCTGCCGCGCGCCGACTGCGTGAAGGTGGACGCGGACAACCGCCTGCTGTGGCGGATGAAGCCGCGGCGGCTGGAGGGCGAGGCGGTCCGCGACGCGATGCTGAGCGCGGCCGGTCTGCTCGACCGCACGCTCGGCGGGCAGGGGTTCAGCGACTACCGCGAGCGGAATTTCAACGGCACGGCGTACTTCGACCCGTTCGACCCGGAGACGCCGGAGGCCCGGCGGCGGAGCGTGTACCGCTTCCTGCCGCGCGGCGGCAACCCGGGCCTGCTGGAGGTGCTGGACTGCCCCGACCCGGCGAGTGCGGCGCCGCGGCGGGCGGTGACGACGACGCCGCTGCAGGCGCTGGCGCTGTGGAACGGGGCGTTCGCGCTGCGCACGGCCGACGCCCTGGCCGCGCGGCTGGAGCGCGAGGCGCCCGGCGACGTGGGGAAGCAGGTGGGCCGGGCGTGGGTGCTGGCGTTCGGCCGCGAGCCGACCGCCGCCGAGCGCGCGTCCGCGGAGCGGCTGGTGCGGGCCGCGGGGCTGCCGGCGCTGGCACGGGCGCTGTTCAACGCCAACGAATTCCTGACCGTGGGCTGA